In the genome of Cryptomeria japonica chromosome 8, Sugi_1.0, whole genome shotgun sequence, one region contains:
- the LOC131061512 gene encoding putative E3 ubiquitin-protein ligase LIN-1: protein MAGKAIMDSNNLGKVLTVTIASFLQDRLINREQRIQQKEQCAERLAAGEPGIGEVAYSEQAVLANLDWGIDALEEAITSSNEETKAARLQHAEKMLQVCAMLDAKQTTAGVPNFYLCAWSHLNLAFLWKLRNDDRNAVAQILEMFLVDPLFSRIDFAPELWESLFLPHLRSIVGWYTEQRQRIVLDYLPDSTDLSFSRDDHEYVFNDNLLSGLSPEQTQRLQELEKVYQESLDENTKLYTRYYKDWINFDPSVSKKGNQPLIPIAEPPMTPRHELSRLIPQSVKFGPVPPKSAGFSSVVGLSTGKGKTPTRYGSANGNTTSTDDGAEDLSTRMFMDEVNWEEERTNCHNTDNAYNADIEMDCKMDITKKVPAAYPGTRSNSKRVFSKNQTISEDKLVLANAYSPGSGRQSSNQQSMKRRDFKSRPLSELLEADTVSTYCTSPRNDYSSEDSEATSPDPEHNLEDANSYGDIPDDEDEVQKESELNDDYETQAAELEERSYSMPISSPLTESEEDISQNSFQVHSSGKSTPQRRPPKDFVCPITGQLFTDPVTLETGQTYERQAIQEWLDRGNTTCPITRQNLGSTALPNTNILLKRLISSWKEQNPELAMEFRFSETPRSHISNPIDLYSSRFLSSPDLNSSPNRNSNIDIAEVKTRRSFMRRSASVSSSPTSVISQATFERTMSELSPSISHLCTSQDLQECQAAVLKISKVWQGCKANPIIQSQLTKPAMINSFFEILSNSFDAQALKATVYILSELVSVDNIVSQTLMRVDPDYECLASIIRKGLAEAAVLLYQLKPSSSQLSFHDLVPSLVHIIISNIEESELQFPMSFQSKEVATVMLESMLNDGDESCRSLNAQTVISMNALPALVESLECKSLQVRYSAVSILLSCIRGDGICRNLIAQRAELAPVLELFHTGNDGERSVSIAFISELVRLNRRTFNNQALQIIKDEGTFSTMHMLLVYLQMASMEQRLIVASLLLQMDLLAEPRKMSMYREEAIEALVEGLKAKEFLMSQIAAAETIVALSGRLSLSGKPLTEAWLLRTAGFDKNYDSLTKAEKPLNEEDESTEFLKEDEEAAKVWERKVAFVLVNYEFGALFEALGKCLRNNSVELARPCLVAATWLTYMLKVLPDTGVQGVARRCLLQHFAMVLQSSRILEERILAMLALSTFINDSEALKDLGTYVKGICKPLRQLKKSSTVAADILRALVNLPSVNISKLCSFTESALADSSLNGEIRSLVHCGGQIISGHSDGTLKVWDGRKRLLQLIQEAREHTKSITCLSVSSSREKIYSGSLDKSVRVWAIGAQEIKCIQVLDMKDPVQALVVSGNVACFIAQGTGVKIHNLSGSIKLLNPNKNVKCLAIGNGKVYCGCTDYTLQEMDLKSSTTNILHQGARTLLGQKPIYGLQLLDNHLYACGVFLDGVVVKVWNLSNNNVIGTISTTLEIRCIAVSNEFIFLGSKTGIIEVWLRERLVKVGSLNSDRGGNNNRVICLVVDKEGDVLFSGSQDGKIQAWSLT, encoded by the exons ATGGCCGGCAAAGCCATCATGGACAGTAACAACCTTGGCAAAGTCCTGACGGTAACAATTGCAAGTTTCTTACAGGACAGATTGATAAATAGAGAACAAAGGATTCAACAAAAGGAACAATGTGCAGAGAGATTAGCAGCAGGTGAACCAGGCATTGGTGAAGTAGCTTATTCAGAACAAGCTGTTTTGGCAAATTTGGATTGGGGAATTGATGCTTTGGAAGAGGCCATCACTAGTTCCAATGAGGAAACTAAGGCAGCAAGATTACAACATGCAGAGAAGATGCTGCAGGTGTGTGCTATGTTGGATGCAAAGCAGACTACTGCAGGTGTTCCCAATTTCTATCTGTGTGCATGGTCACACCTCAATCTGGCCTTTCTTTGGAAATTGAGGAATGATGACAGGAACGCTGTTGCCCAAATTCTAGAGATGTTTCTTGTAGATCCCCTGTTTTCAAGAATTGATTTCGCACCAGAACTCTGGGAGAGTCTCTTCCTTCCTCACCTTAGATCTATTGTTGGATGGTACACAGAACAGAGGCAAAGAATTGTTCTAGACTATTTGCCCGACTCTACTGATCTCTCCTTTTCCAGAGATGATCATGAATACGTTTTCAATGACAATTTGCTATCTGGCTTAAGTCCGGAACAAACCCAACGTCTGCAGGAGTTGGAGAAAGTGTATCAGGAGTCCCTGGATGAAAACACCAAACTATATACACGATACTATAAGGATTGGATTAATTTTGATCCTTCTGTAAGCAAGAAGGGAAACCAGCCCTTAATTCCCATTGCCGAGCCTCCCATGACACCAAGACATGAGCTTAGTCGATTGATTCCTCAGTCTGTCAAATTTGGACCTGTCCCACCCAAAAGTGCAGGCTTCTCTTCTGTTGTTGGATTATCAACTGGCAAAGGAAAAACTCCTACAAG GTATGGCTCTGCGAATGGCAATACTACTAGTACTGATGACGGAGCTGAAGATTTATCAACCAGAATGTTTATGGAT GAGGTCAACTGGGAAGAAGAGAGAACAAATTGTCATAATACCGATAACGCATACAATGCTGACATTGAAATGGATTGCAAAATGGACATAACTAAGAAAGTACCAGCAGCCTATCCGGGGACGCGGTCAAACTCCAAACGAGTATTCTCAAAGAACCAGACGATTTCAGAAGATAAACTTGTGTTGGCAAATGCATATTCTCCTGGTAGTGGTaggcaaagttcaaaccaacagtCGATGAAAAGAAGGGATTTTAAGTCCAGGCCTCTCTCTGAACTGCTTGAAGCTGATACTGTCTCTACTTACTGTACATCACCAAGAAATGATTATTCATCCGAGGATTCAGAGGCTACTTCACCAGATCCCGAGCACAATCTAGAG GATGCAAATTCATATGGGGATATACCCGATGATGAGGATGAAGTTCAGAAGGAAAGTGAAttaaatgatgactatgaaacacaGGCAGCAGAATTAGAAGAAAGGAG CTATTCAATGCCTATATCATCACCACTGACAGAGAGCGAAGAGGATATAAGCCAAAACAGCTTTCAGgtgcattcatctggtaaatccaCTCCTCAAAGGCGGCCTCCAAAGGATTTTGTGTGTCCTATAACAGGTCAACTTTTCACAGATCCAGTCACACTGGAGACAGGTCAAACATATGAGCGCCAAGCAATCCAGGAATGGCTGGACAGAGGAAACACAACATGCCCAATTACCAGGCAGAATCTTGGAAGCACTGCACTTCCAAATACAAATATTTTGTTAAAAAGGCTTATCAGTAGCTGGAAAGAACAGAATCCTGAATTAGCAATGGAATTCCGTTTCTCTGAAACACCAAGATCTCACATTTCAAATCCTATTGATTTATATTCTTCACGTTTTCTCTCTTCTCCGGATTTAAATTCAAGTCCGAATAGAAATTCTAACATTGACATTGCTGAAGTAAAAACAAGGAGGAGTTTTATGCGCAGATCAGCTTCAGTCTCATCTTCTCCAACTAGTGTTATCAGTCAAGCTACTTTCGAAAGAACGATGAGTGAACTAAGCCCATCAATTTCACACCTTTGTACTTCTCAAGACTTGCAAGAATGTCAAGCAGCTGTTCTTAAGATTTCAAAAGTCTGGCAAGGCTGTAAAGCAAATCCAATCATCCAGTCACAACTCACTAAGCCAGCAATGATTAATAGTTTTTTTGAAATACTATCCAATTCTTTTGATGCGCAGGCACTAAAAGCGACAGTGTACATTCTGTCAGAACTTGTATCTGTAGACAACATTGTTTCACAAACTCTGATGAGGGTGGACCCGGACTACGAGTGTCTCGCTAGCATTATAAGGAAAGGACTAGCCGAGGCTGCTGTTCTTTTGTATCAATTGAAACCATCATCCTCACAACTTTCATTCCACGACCTTGTTCCATCACTAGTACATATAATCATCTCAAATATTGAAGAGAGCGAGTTACAGTTTCCAATGAGCTTTCAATCCAAGGAAGTTGCTACAGTGATGCTGGAAAGCATGCTGAATGATGGAGATGAGAGTTGCAGGTCATTAAATGCCCAAACTGTTATTTCTATGAATGCGCTTCCTGCCCTCGTCGAGAGCTTGGAATGCAAAAGCCTTCAAGTGAGGTATTCTGCTGTCTCTATTCTTCTTTCTTGTATTCGAGGAGATGGCATCTGCAGAAACTTGATTGCCCAAAGAGCTGAATTGGCACCGGTGTTAGAGCTTTTTCATACTGGAAATGATGGAGAAAGAAGCGTCAGCATTGCCTTCATTTCAGAGCTTGTTCGCTTGAATAG GCGGACATTCAACAATCAAGCTCTGCAGATTATAAAAGATGAAGGCACGTTCAGCACCATGCATATGCTTCTTGTATACCTTCAGATGGCATCTATGGAACAACGCCTAATTGTTGCAAGTCTTCTTCTCCAAATGGATCTTCTG GCAGAACCGCGCAAGATGAGCATGTATCGTGAAGAAGCTATAGAAGCACTGGTTGAAGGCCTAAAAGCTAAAGAGTTTCTTATGTCCCAAATAGCAGCAGCAGAAACTATAGTTGCTCTTTCTGGACGACTGTCCTTGTCTGGGAAACCTCTTACTGAGGCTTGGCTACTGAGAACTGCAGGGTTTGACAAGAACTATGACTCTTTGACAAAAGCTGAGAAACCACTCAATGAGGAGGATGAATCAACCGAATTTCTT AAGGAGGACGAGGAAGCTGCGAAAGTATGGGAGAGAAAAGTAGCGTTTGTTCTTGTCAATTATGAATTTGGTGCACTCTTTGAGGCTTTAGGAAAATGCCTCAGAAATAACTCTGTAGAGCTGGCAAGACCTTGCCTTGTCGCTGCAACATGGCTCACCTATATGCTGAAGGTCTTACCGGATACCGGAGTTCAGGGCGTAGCTCGCCGATGCTTGCTGCAACACTTTGCTATGGTCTTGCAATCATCTAGGATCTTGGAAGAAAGAATCCTTGCAATGCTTGCTTTGTCTACCTTTATTAATGATTCAG AGGCATTGAAAGACCTAGGCACTTATGTAAAAGGGATATGTAAACCTTTGAGGCAACTGAAGAAATCATCCACAGTAGCAGCTGATATACTTAGGGCTCTGGTGAACCTGCCATCTGTGAATATT TCCAAGCTTTGCAGTTTTACAGAATCAGCTCTAGCAGATTCCAGCTTGAATGGAGAAATTCGCTCTCTTGTTCATTGTGGAGGTCAAATAATTAGTGGCCATTCTGATGGCACATTGAAG GTGTGGGATGGAAGAAAAAGACTGCTACAACTGATTCAGGAAGCTCGAGAACATACTAAGTCAATCACTTGTCTATCTGTTTCATCATCTAGAGAGAAAATATACAGTGGGTCCCTGGACAAGTCTGTTAGG GTTTGGGCAATTGGAGCACAAGAAATTAAGTGCATACAGGTTCTTGACATGAAAGACCCAGTACAAGCCCTTGTTGTGAGTGGCAACGTGGCCTGCTTTATTGCTCAAGGGACTGGAGTCAAG ATCCATAACTTGAGTGGAAGCATAAAGCTGCTCAATCCTAACAAGAATGTCAAGTGTCTGGCTATTGGAAATGGGAAAGTTTATTGTGGGTGCACTGATTATACCCTTCAA GAGATGGATCTAAAGTCTAGTACAACAAACATCCTTCATCAAGGAGCAAGAACTTTGCTTGGTCAAAAGCCCATTTATGGCCTACAACTCCTTGATAATCATCTCTATGCTTGTGGTGTGTTCTTGGATGGTGTTGTTGTCAAG GTGTGGAATCTTTCTAACAACAATGTTATAGGAACAATATCCACAACCTTAGAAATCAGATGCATTGCAGTAAGCAATGAATTCATATTTTTAGGTTCCAAAACCGGTATTATTGAAGTATGGTTGAGAGAGAGATTGGTTAAAGTGGGATCATTGAATTCAGATAGAGGAGGAAATAATAATAGAGTGATTTGCTTGGTTGTGGATAAGGAGGGTGATGTTTTGTTTAGTGGATCTCAAGATGGCAAGATCCAG GCATGGTCACTTACATGA